A single window of Aspergillus puulaauensis MK2 DNA, chromosome 5, nearly complete sequence DNA harbors:
- a CDS encoding F-box/WD repeat-containing protein (BUSCO:EOG09260KIY;~COG:K;~EggNog:ENOG410QDQX;~InterPro:IPR011047,IPR001810,IPR015943,IPR001680, IPR036047,IPR019775,IPR020472,IPR017986;~PFAM:PF00646,PF00400,PF12937;~go_function: GO:0005515 - protein binding [Evidence IEA]) has protein sequence MSTTGDNEVSHVLTDRHRSNDASAGSQESQTSFKSLFGGTSPEVEEKDTEFDTHQHSSHGFSNVTKAPSKLATQNVAPFLAKHIPEQYGPLGARSILPDQLNSTNSKFCYRHRPDLKCRRQADEPSMDKLQRELESLPQSDQQSISHVWSLFSAAPAKHRKLLLQGIMAQCCFPQLSYISATVRDLIRIDFVTALPPEISFKILCYLDTTSLCKAAQVSRGWRALADDDVVWHRMCEQHIHRKCKKCGWGLPLLDRKRLRESKREIELRATNWDMGSSTDSESSQETQTDQPAESSSSGKRKLEEDEAAVVKRHCSSLGAESEKDDDFFKTRYRPWKEVYKDRFKVGTNWKYGRCSIKSFKGHTNGVMCLQFEDNILATGSYDTTIKIWDTETGEELRTLSGHASGIRCLQFDDTKLISGSMDRTIKVWNWRTGECISTYTGHRGGVIGLHFDASILASASVDKSIKIWNFEDKSTFLLRGHTDWVNSVRVDTPSRTVFSASDDCTVRLWDLDTKTCIRTFQGHVGQVQQVVPLPREFEFEDHDAECDNDDHLSTASGDTGPLSIQASMGLEPNAAYSQSSVFGPSFDNGRSAPPRYMVTSALDSTIRLWETTTGRCLRTFFGHLEGVWALGADTLRIVSGAEDRMIKIWDPRTGKCERTFTGHSGPVTCIGLGDSRFATGSEDCEVRMYSFSS, from the exons ATGTCAACTACTGGAGACAACGAGGTTTCGCACGTTTTGACGGACAGACATCGGTCGAACGACGCCAGCGCTGGATCACAAGAGTCCCAGACGTCTTTCAAGTCTCTGTTTGGCGGCACCTCACCGGaggtggaagagaaggacaCGGAATTCGATACCCATCAGCATTCATCACACGGGTTCAGCAACGTAACGAAGGCGCCCTCGAAGCTAGCAACTCAGAATGTCGCGCCGTTTCTTGCCAAACATATTCCTGAACAATATGGCCCGCTAGGCGCTCGGTCGATTCTACCGGATCAACTGAACAGCACAAACTCGAAATTCTGCTATCGTCATCGCCCGGACCTGAAATGCAGGCGTCAAGCAGATGAGCCGTCCATGGATAAACTGCAGCGA GAGTTGGAGTCGCTCCCTCAAAGTGACCAACAGAGCATCTCGCACGTTTGGTCCCTGTTCTCCGCAGCACCTGCCAAGCATCGGAAACTCTTACTGCAGGGCATTATGGCCCAATGCTGCTTCCCCCAGCTCTCATACATTTCCGCCACCGTTCGCGACCTAATTCGCATCGACTTCGTAACTGCGCTACCCCCGGAGATCTCCTTCAAGATTCTTTGCTATCTGGACACAACATCCCTCTGCAAGGCTGCCCAGGTTTCGCGCGGATGGCGAGCGCTAGCTGACGATGATGTGGTCTGGCATAGGATGTGCGAACAACACATCCATCGCAAATGCAAGAAGTGCGGCTGGGGTTTGCCACTATTGGATCGGAAGCGGCTGCGCGAGTCGAAGCGCGAAATCGAATTGCGTGCTACAAACTGGGACATGGGTAGTAGCACAGACTCAGAATCCTCGCAGGAGACCCAGACTGATCAGCCTGCAGAGTCTTCGAGCTCAGGCAAACGAAAGcttgaggaagacgaggctgCTGTTGTCAAACGTCATTGTTCGTCACTAGGCGCTGAATCCGAAAAAGATGACGACTTCTTCAAGACTCGCTACCGACCGTGGAAAGAGGTGTACAAGGATCGCTTCAAGGTTGGCACGAACTGGAAGTATGGTCGATGCTCGATCAAGTCGTTCAAGGGTCACACCAACGGTGTTATGTGCTTGCAGTTTGAAGACAATATCCTTGCTACTGGCTCCTACGATACGACGATCAAGATCTGGGACACCGAGACCGGGGAAGAACTGCGCACCCTCAGTGGACACGCGTCCGGAATTCGTTGCCTGCAGTTTGACGACACCAAATTGATAAGTGGCAGCATGGACCGTACTATTAAAGTATGGAACTGGCGCACTGGCGAGTGCATTTCTACGTATACCGGTCACCGCGGCGGAGTAATTGGGCTGCATTTCGATGCCTCAATTCTTGCTTCCGCATCTGTTGACAAGTCTATTAAGATCTGGAATTTCGAAGACAAGTCTACTTTCCTTCTGCGAGGGCATACAGACTGGGTCAACTCGGTTAGAGTTGATACTCCCTCCCGAACTGTCTTTTCCGCTTCTGATGACTGTACGGTGCGGCTTTGGGACCTGGATACCAAGACTTGCATCCGGACTTTCCAGGGACATGTGGGCCAAGTGCAGCAAGTTGTTCCTCTGCCTCGCGAATTTGAGTTTGAAGACCACGACGCCGAGTGCGATAACGACGACCACCTCAGCACAGCTTCTGGCGACACAGGTCCGCTTTCGATTCAAGCCTCGATGGGCTTAGAACCCAATGCAGCCTACAGCCAATCCTCGGTCTTTGGGCCTTCATTCGACAACGGTCGTTCTGCGCCGCCACGATACATGGTTACGAGCGCACTTGACTCCACCATTCGCCTCTGGGAGACTACGACCGGCAGGTGCCTGCGTACTTTCTTCGGTCATTTGGAGGGCGTCTGGGCACTGGGAGCTGATACCCTCCGCATTGTGTCTGGCGCTGAAGACCGTATGATCAAGATCTGGGACCCCAGAACAGGCAAATGCGAGCGCACATTCACTGGCCACTCTGGACCGGTGACTTGCATCGGCCTGGGTGACAGTCGTTTCGCGACTGGCAGCGAAGATTGCGAAGTCCGGATGTatagcttctccagctga
- a CDS encoding uncharacterized protein (COG:S;~EggNog:ENOG410PR9R;~InterPro:IPR043472), which produces MATPIQNIPKLHLLCMESKFITAFKNAIQTHWPAYQPDKPSEFPSIEIHNSRLAAVPASTKFDLVVSPANSYGRLDGAFDDAISVAFCTPHHHYDTLTHAVQDVLYEKYRGFLPPGTCELVHFPEELVGQNPWGCKWVAICPTMRTPENVVWDREVVYQCVWSLLCAIEGWNRRTGADNDATGRIENILITPMATGCGAVSPDRWAAQMVLAMKHFVDALEKPERWSRLGWGEIYDDTYDVEKTWKQTQS; this is translated from the coding sequence atGGCTACACCCATTCAAAACATCCCAAAACTGCACCTCCTCTGCATGGAGTCCAAATTCATAACAGCCTTCAAAAATGCCATACAAACCCACTGGCCCGCATACCAGCCAGACAAGCCCAGCGAATTCCCCTCTATAGAAATCCACAATAGCCGCCTAGCCGCCGTCCCCGCCAGCACAAAATTCgacctcgtcgtctccccCGCAAACTCCTACGGTCGACTAGACGGCGCATTCGACGACGCTATATCGGTAGCCTTCTGCACACCGCACCACCACTACGATACCCTCACGCATGCGGTCCAGGACGTGCTCTACGAGAAGTATAGAGGGTTTCTGCCCCCAGGCACGTGCGAGCTTGTGCACTTTCCCGAGGAGCTGGTTGGTCAGAACCCATGGGGGTGTAAATGGGTAGCGATCTgtccgacgatgaggacacCCGAGAATGTTGTTTGGGATCGGGAGGTTGTGTACCAGTGTGTTTGGAGCTTGCTTTGTGCGATTGAGGGGTGGAATCGGAGGACTGGGGCGGATAATGATGCTACGGGTCGGATTGAGAATATACTTATCACGCCGATGGCGACGGGGTGTGGTGCTGTGAGTCCGGATAGGTGGGCGGCGCAGATggtgctggcgatgaagcaTTTTGTGGACGCGCTTGAGAAGCCGGAGAGATGGTCGAGATTGGGCTGGGGAGAGATTTATGATGATACGTATGATGTTGAGAAGACTTGGAAACAAACTCAATCTTAG
- the RIO1 gene encoding serine/threonine-protein kinase RIO1 (COG:D,T;~EggNog:ENOG410PG2F;~InterPro:IPR018935,IPR000687,IPR011009,IPR017407;~PFAM:PF01163;~go_function: GO:0004674 - protein serine/threonine kinase activity [Evidence IEA];~go_function: GO:0005524 - ATP binding [Evidence IEA]) codes for MASDPATDTVTPADGLSPSHTYVPNKGYANPDGTVPAMAGQDLTPNDEDNNEDDDYYDDIFEEELDEADFNSSNPADLTKAYNRQRKVNELAADPNVPKWTYPKTNTQKPTVNTHAYVDDEIKSLTRHAGKIKLDDMQSGLAVRGERGADKADRATSEQVLDPRTRMILLQMINRNVVSEIHGCLSTGKEANVYHSMLQPEDFDAAPIHRAIKVYKTSILVFKDRDKYVTGEFRFRQGYNKSNNRAMVKMWAEKEMRNLRRIYAAGIPCPEPINLRLHVLVMGFVGNSKGIAAPRLKDVEFSIPDPETRWRELYIDMLGYMRVMYQTCHLVHADLSEYNTLYHNNKLYVIDVSQSVEHDHPRSFEFLRMDIKNVGDFFRRKGVDTLAERIVFEFIIAPTGPATVSEELNEAVEKLFTIETEAGDEVDTAVFRQQYIPQTLEQVYDFERDAEKVQAGEGGDLVYRDLLARKKQPAGAEDEDDSGSEVSGGVSVGGSDSEDDEDKDPFEKKAPRGKRFEDKDSKKEHKNKVKEEKREKRANKMPKNIKKRLVSSSSRKHK; via the coding sequence ATGGCTTCAGATCCAGCTACCGACACTGTTACCCCTGCCGACGGCTTATCACCTTCGCACACCTACGTCCCTAACAAAGGGTATGCGAACCCTGATGGCACAGTCCCCGCTATGGCGGGGCAAGACCTGACGCCGAACGACGAAGATAAcaacgaggacgatgacTATTACGATGATATTTTCGAGGAGGAGCTAGACGAAGCCGATTTCAATTCATCAAACCCAGCGGATCTCACAAAAGCCTACAATCGCCAACGAAAAGTAAACGAGCTCGCCGCCGACCCGAACGTTCCCAAGTGGACATACCCGAAGACGAACACGCAGAAGCCTACCGTCAATACGCATGCATATGTCGATGATGAAATCAAATCGTTGACTCGTCATGCTGGAAAGATCAAGCTCGATGATATGCAGTCTGGGTTGGCGGTGCGTGGGGAGCGTGGCGCCGACAAGGCGGACAGAGCTACCTCGGAGCAGGTATTAGATCCTCGGACTCGCATGATCCTTCTGCAAATGATCAACCGCAATGTCGTTTCCGAAATTCACGGATGTCTCTCAACCGGTAAAGAGGCCAACGTATATCACTCGATGCTACAACCAGAGGATTTCGATGCCGCTCCGATACACCGTGCGATCAAAGTATACAAGACAAGCATTTTGGTTTTCAAGGACAGAGACAAGTACGTCACAGGGGAGTTCCGATTCCGCCAGGGTTACAACAAGAGCAACAACCGAGCGATGGTTAAAATGTGGGCTGAAAAGGAAATGCGCAACCTGCGAAGAATATACGCCGCTGGCATCCCTTGTCCTGAGCCGATCAATCTGCGGCTCCACGTTCTGGTTATGGGCTTCGTCGGAAACTCCAAGGGTATAGCCGCGCCGCGGTTGAAGGATGTTGAGTTCAGCATTCCTGACCCCGAAACCAGGTGGCGTGAGCTCTACATTGACATGCTAGGCTATATGCGAGTAATGTATCAGACTTGCCACCTAGTACACGCAGATCTTAGCGAGTACAACACCCTCTACCACAACAATAAACTATATGTCATCGATGTCAGTCAGAGTGTGGAGCACGACCACCCTCGGAGTTTTGAATTCCTGCGCATGGACATCAAGAATGTTGGCGATTTCTTCCGTCGGAAAGGCGTTGATACCCTTGCCGAGCGAATTGTCTTCGAGTTTATCATTGCTCCTACTGGCCCAGCTACGGTATCGGAAGAGCTGAACGAGGCTGTGGAGAAGCTTTTTACTATTGAAACTGAGGCAGGTGATGAAGTTGATACTGCCGTCTTCCGTCAACAGTATATCCCTCAGACCTTGGAGCAAGTATATGATTTCGAGCGTGACGCGGAGAAGGTTCAAGCTGGTGAAGGTGGCGATCTCGTATACCGAGACCTTCTTGCCCGCAAGAAACAACCCGCAGgcgcagaggatgaagacgactCGGGTTCCGAAGTCAGCGGAGGTGTCTCAGTTGGTGGCTCTGactccgaagacgacgaagacaagGATCCCTTCGAAAAGAAGGCTCCCCGGGGAAAGCGATTCGAGGATAAAGACTCCAAGAAGGAGCACAAGaacaaggtcaaggaagaaaaacGCGAAAAGAGGGCTAACAAGATGCCGaagaatattaaaaagcGCCTGGTttcgtcctcctccagaAAGCACAAGTGA
- a CDS encoding putative arsenate reductase (Arc2) (COG:D;~EggNog:ENOG410PRNJ;~InterPro:IPR001763,IPR036873;~PFAM:PF00581) yields MTEPAPWHASFPNPRTSDPAALPRPTLRQWLQQGTKTPGSDFLLVDLRRTDQDGGTIRGSLNLPAQSLYPTLSTLYSLVRAAGVKDVVFYCGSCGGRGTRAAGWFADYLADQGADGEVKSWKLEGGIKGWVNEGEDYTALMDGFDGAVWAK; encoded by the exons ATGACAGAACCCGCTCCCTGGCACGCCTCCTTCCCAAACCCCCGCACCTCAGACCCCGCGGCGCTTCCCCGCCCAACCCTCCGCCAATGGCTCCAACAAGGTACGAAAACCCCCGGGTCTGATTTCCTGCTCGTCGACCTCCGCAGGACAGATCAGGATGGAGGCACGATAAGGGGCTCGCTGAATCTGCCCGCGCAGAGCCTTTATCCGACCTTGTCGACACTGTATAGCCTTGTTCGCGCGGCGGGGGTGAAGGACGTGGTTTTCTATTGTG GGTCCTGTGGTGGTCGCGGCACTCGCGCCGCTGGGTGGTTTGCGGACTATCTTGCCGACCAGGGTGCGGATGGTGAGGTGAAGAGTTGGAAATTAGAGGGCGGAATCAAGGGGTGGGTTAATGAGGGAGAAGATTATACGGCGTTAATGGATGGGTTTGATGGAGCTGTTTGGGCGAAATAG
- the ATG17 gene encoding autophagy-related protein 17 (COG:O;~EggNog:ENOG410PHBJ;~InterPro:IPR007240;~PFAM:PF04108;~go_process: GO:0006914 - autophagy [Evidence IEA]) gives MSALDSGSGSSGALPPAEPIQGHETGPPTLETLISHLVAAKRSLSSINHVWRANEIVTTARSTLEESVVVSARTGFLRSGLNNQLRLLYNVRAEVEEISLRGRSEFAGALKSLDAADVRLKKTLGLLRETIVHASFRPEGEEPKSLHDFVDERGVEELHGTLKSSIDRTNAAQVELDSSNHAFDDELQSIKKALGNYRATTKLASSRSSVSSSGSQSGSSSSFPSLSSMPSMVHSLETHAQEMANLLESLVQHFDLCVTAVKHTEGGGAAAQSITGDIPAGVISSRGDPDHETENITANVNAPLDPLSDTEYREMVKVIIDDAAEAEDVVMEIQDRIGEMESAMEHLLAQRDTFLAVYQATKEVYNHLSSLASARLPGYIAQAHSFTGVWNDEHDRIKGGLADLSDLSSLYDGFLDAYDGLIIEVARRRHVRHRVEKILRDTRHKLDVLYGEDVNARETFRVEQGDFLPSDIWPGLSREPMRVEFHRISGGPLKGVLEENPDQGLDQGPESQVEVREDEPGKPENNPQSSSSGEVLPDLPKTLVEQALARLNSKSRNMLERQEV, from the coding sequence ATGTCAGCGTTGGATTCCGGGTCCGGATCCAGCGGTGCACTTCCACCTGCTGAGCCCATACAGGGCCATGAGACAGGCCCGCCTACACTGGAAACACTGATTTCACATCTGGTCGCAGCAAAAAGGTCCTTGTCATCGATTAACCATGTCTGGCGGGCAAATGAGATTGTTACAACAGCTCGCTCCACGCTGGAGGAAAGCGTCGTGGTTTCCGCGCGCACAGGCTTTTTACGCAGCGGTCTGAACAATCAGCTGCGACTGCTCTACAATGTGCGAGCCGAGGTAGAGGAAATATCCCTGAGGGGGCGCTCGGAATTCGCTGGGGCTCTGAAAAGTCTCGATGCAGCTGACGTGCGCCTGAAAAAGACGCTTGGGCTGCTTCGAGAAACAATCGTGCATGCGTCCTTTCGTCCTGAGGGGGAAGAGCCTAAGAGCCTACATGATTTCGTGGACGAGCgtggtgttgaggagctCCACGGCACACTGAAAAGCTCGATCGATCGTACCAATGCCGCGCAGGTGGAATTAGACTCTTCCAATCATGCTTTCGATGACGAGCTACAGTCAATCAAAAAAGCGTTAGGGAATTATCGGGCCACGACAAAGCTGGCATCCTCCCGCTCCTCCGTTTCCTCATCAGGCTCGCAGTCGGGATCTAGCTCCAGTTTCCCGTCTCTTTCGTCAATGCCGTCGATGGTGCACTCGCTCGAGACGCACGCGCAAGAGATGGCGAATCTGCTAGAATCATTAGTCCAACATTTCGACCTCTGCGTCACGGCCGTTAAACACACGGAAGGCGGAGGAGCTGCTGCTCAATCAATAACAGGAGACATCCCTGCCGGGGTAATCAGCAGCCGCGGCGATCCAGATCATGAAACGGAGAACATAACCGCAAACGTGAACGCCCCACTCGACCCCCTTAGTGATACGGAATATCGAGAAATGGTAAAAGTAATCATCGATGACGCCGCTGAGGCGGAAGATGTCGTGATGGAGATCCAAGACCGGATCGGAGAGATGGAATCCGCCATGGAGCACCTCCTCGCCCAACGAGATACGTTTCTCGCCGTCTACCAAGCTACTAAAGAAGTTTACAACCACCTATCATCCCTTGCATCTGCTCGCTTACCCGGATATATTGCGCAGGCTCACAGTTTCACCGGCGTATGGAATGACGAACACGACCGCATCAAAGGCGGTCTAGCAGACCTCTCTGACCTCAGCTCCTTGTACGACGGCTTCCTTGATGCCTATGATGGTCTCATCATTGAAGTCGCACGCCGTCGACACGTGCGCCACCGGGTCGAAAAGATCCTCCGCGATACACGTCACAAACTAGACGTTTTATACGGGGAAGACGTCAACGCCCGTGAGACATTCCGAGTCGAACAGGGCGACTTCCTCCCGTCTGATATTTGGCCAGGATTAAGCCGTGAGCCAATGCGCGTCGAGTTTCACCGCATTTCTGGTGGCCCGCTGAAAGGCGTGCTTGAGGAGAATCCTGACCAGGGCCTTGACCAGGGCCCAGAATCACAAGTAGAGGTCAGAGAGGATGAGCCCGGGAAACCGGAAAACAACCCGCAAAGCTCGAGCTCTGGTGAAGTGCTTCCTGATTTGCCCAAGACCCTTGTTGAGCAGGCGCTGGCTCGCCTAAACAGCAAGAGCAGAAATATGCTCGAGCGCCAAGAAGTTTAA